In Phormidium yuhuli AB48, one genomic interval encodes:
- a CDS encoding HesA/MoeB/ThiF family protein: MNDKKNFLVNEIIEIDDNPFDRQERIRGWDQQKLRNSRVLVFGAGAIGNETLKNLALLGVGHIYIVDFDTISTSNLSRTILFRRGDKGRYKAKIAAQRTKNLALEDSAKVSWFHGDAVWDLGTGIFRHVDLVLGCLDNVETRFAINKKCYLVKTPWIDAGIYELGGHVSVFTPPQVPCYQCGATEQQLKAARKRYSCDDFKRTVISEGKMPTVQITSSLVSAIQVQEAVKLLTKQPVKSGKKIYFQGRTNDFDIISLVENKNCTGHDSYPEIISLPLKNSVTLKTFLEVVSENHFSGCNATLDFRGDRTFIKSVSCKSCGVDIKLNKPSFRIFDTETICEVCRSNNVKFNQDLSDKPSTRSTVPTFSLAKTEKHILEMTLWDIGIPYRHILAVCDDAGNYKYYELSMDDPFSEVI; the protein is encoded by the coding sequence ATGAATGACAAAAAAAACTTTTTGGTTAACGAGATTATAGAAATTGATGACAATCCATTTGATCGTCAGGAGCGTATTCGGGGCTGGGATCAACAGAAGCTAAGAAATTCAAGAGTCTTAGTTTTTGGGGCTGGAGCCATTGGTAATGAAACCTTGAAGAATTTGGCACTGCTAGGAGTGGGTCATATATATATTGTTGATTTCGATACGATTTCCACTTCCAACCTGAGCCGCACGATTTTGTTTCGCCGTGGCGACAAAGGAAGATACAAAGCGAAAATCGCGGCTCAAAGAACTAAAAACTTAGCCTTGGAAGATAGTGCAAAAGTATCCTGGTTTCATGGAGATGCTGTTTGGGACTTGGGAACAGGAATATTTAGACATGTTGATTTGGTGTTAGGATGTTTAGATAATGTAGAAACTAGATTTGCCATCAACAAAAAATGTTATTTGGTGAAAACTCCTTGGATTGATGCGGGAATCTATGAATTAGGAGGACATGTCAGCGTTTTTACACCACCTCAGGTTCCTTGCTATCAATGTGGTGCAACCGAGCAACAGTTAAAAGCAGCCAGAAAGCGATATTCTTGTGATGACTTTAAGCGTACCGTTATTAGTGAGGGAAAAATGCCGACTGTCCAGATAACATCATCTCTAGTTTCGGCTATTCAAGTTCAGGAGGCAGTTAAGCTTTTAACAAAACAACCCGTCAAAAGTGGAAAAAAAATTTACTTTCAAGGTCGAACAAATGATTTTGATATAATCAGTTTAGTTGAAAACAAAAATTGCACAGGTCATGATAGTTACCCCGAAATTATATCATTGCCTTTAAAAAATTCTGTGACCTTAAAAACTTTTTTAGAAGTTGTTTCAGAAAATCATTTTTCTGGATGTAACGCGACACTAGACTTTCGGGGAGATCGAACATTTATTAAGTCGGTATCTTGCAAATCGTGCGGAGTTGATATAAAATTAAACAAGCCAAGTTTCAGGATTTTTGATACCGAAACTATCTGTGAGGTTTGTAGGTCAAATAATGTCAAATTCAATCAAGACTTAAGTGACAAACCTTCTACCAGATCAACTGTTCCAACTTTTAGCTTGGCTAAAACAGAGAAACATATCTTGGAGATGACTTTATGGGATATTGGCATTCCTTATCGTCATATATTAGCAGTCTGTGATGACGCAGGAAACTACAAGTATTACGAGTTATCTATGGATGACCCGTTTTCTGAAGTAATCTAA
- a CDS encoding IS630 family transposase, producing MTIIDELDDFIENTQNAQEVKRALAVKMILTGTSYHEIENLLQVSHSFISKWKNQALFHGVDSLKLQYKGSKSYLKPSSRAVVIEWLREQDYLRLGDLKRYLEQEHKVVYASDQSYYALFKESGISWKKTQKKNPAKDEKKVKAKKEEIERKLKKWEAEIMAGKLAVFMIDECHLLWGDLLGHAWGRTDTRLEVPIQNQKNRQTYYGALDYQNHEFIVKDYLAGNTENTINFIKYLRKQRPGQRLAIFWDGASYHNSEEFQEYLKQVNGELPEDKWLVHCTNFAPNAPEQNPVEDIWLQTKNFIRQFYHLCTSFKMVKGLFKFFADGQIFDFPKLSYYGVLPQLS from the coding sequence ATGACCATTATCGATGAACTAGATGATTTTATCGAAAACACTCAAAATGCTCAAGAAGTCAAAAGAGCTTTAGCTGTAAAAATGATTTTGACGGGAACATCTTATCATGAAATTGAAAACCTCTTGCAGGTCTCCCACAGTTTTATTAGTAAGTGGAAAAATCAGGCTCTTTTTCATGGAGTAGATAGCTTGAAACTTCAATACAAGGGGAGTAAAAGTTACTTGAAACCTTCCTCCAGGGCGGTGGTGATTGAATGGCTAAGGGAACAAGATTATTTAAGACTCGGGGATTTAAAACGATATTTAGAGCAAGAGCATAAGGTGGTATATGCATCAGATCAAAGTTACTATGCCTTATTCAAAGAGTCCGGTATAAGTTGGAAGAAAACACAAAAAAAGAACCCTGCTAAGGATGAAAAAAAAGTTAAGGCAAAAAAAGAAGAAATTGAAAGAAAGCTAAAAAAGTGGGAAGCAGAAATAATGGCTGGAAAGCTTGCGGTGTTTATGATTGACGAATGCCATCTTCTTTGGGGAGACCTGTTAGGTCATGCTTGGGGACGAACAGATACTCGTTTAGAAGTTCCTATTCAAAATCAGAAAAATAGACAAACTTATTACGGAGCACTGGACTATCAAAATCATGAGTTTATTGTTAAAGATTATTTAGCTGGCAACACAGAAAATACAATCAACTTTATCAAGTATTTACGAAAACAAAGACCGGGTCAAAGATTGGCTATTTTTTGGGATGGTGCTAGTTATCATAATTCTGAAGAATTTCAGGAATATTTAAAGCAGGTCAATGGAGAGTTACCCGAGGATAAATGGCTGGTTCATTGCACTAACTTTGCTCCCAATGCTCCTGAGCAAAATCCGGTGGAGGATATTTGGTTACAAACCAAAAACTTTATCCGGCAGTTTTATCATTTATGTACTTCCTTTAAAATGGTTAAGGGACTATTTAAGTTTTTTGCCGATGGTCAAATATTTGACTTCCCTAAACTATCCTATTATGGAGTTTTGCCACAACTGAGTTAG
- a CDS encoding ubiquitin-conjugating enzyme E2, producing the protein MTPQERRKIRLENDFKEMTNIKGSVIDWNVLKGVAPHVESYEVIVNIRTIIDPSPRYRNQHDLVLELPENYPNTPPLVNMSSVPPPYHPNWYRNGNWCYGTWSLSEGLGHYVIRLIRTLQFDLEITNPESPANRDANQWFLSKKNSGLFPCDKTALPDPTHSKFRIQRSVHKKFNIQNN; encoded by the coding sequence ATGACACCACAAGAGAGACGTAAAATTCGCCTGGAAAATGACTTCAAAGAAATGACAAATATTAAAGGCAGTGTCATTGACTGGAATGTTCTTAAAGGAGTTGCACCACATGTTGAAAGTTATGAAGTTATTGTGAATATCAGGACAATTATTGATCCATCGCCGCGCTATCGGAATCAACATGACTTGGTTTTAGAACTTCCTGAAAACTATCCCAATACGCCACCCTTAGTCAATATGTCTTCAGTTCCACCTCCATATCATCCCAACTGGTATAGGAATGGCAATTGGTGTTATGGAACTTGGTCTTTATCCGAAGGACTAGGACATTATGTGATTCGTCTGATTCGCACCTTGCAGTTTGATCTAGAAATTACAAATCCTGAAAGTCCCGCTAACCGTGATGCTAACCAGTGGTTCTTGAGCAAAAAAAATAGTGGTTTGTTTCCCTGTGATAAAACAGCGTTACCTGATCCGACCCACTCTAAATTCAGGATTCAACGCAGTGTCCATAAAAAATTCAATATTCAAAATAACTAG
- a CDS encoding nucleotidyltransferase family protein, translating to MDKQQVLALVQCHRDRLEEFGVKALFLFGSVARDEATAESDVDILVEFHHPVGLFTLLRLESFLKELFGCSVDVGTPNSLRPYVRDSVLREAIRAI from the coding sequence ATGGATAAACAACAGGTTCTGGCGTTAGTTCAGTGTCATCGCGATCGCCTGGAGGAGTTTGGTGTGAAAGCCTTGTTTCTCTTTGGTTCTGTGGCGCGAGACGAGGCGACAGCGGAAAGTGATGTCGATATTTTGGTTGAGTTTCATCATCCGGTGGGGTTATTTACCTTGCTGCGCCTGGAGTCGTTTTTAAAGGAGCTTTTTGGCTGTTCGGTTGATGTGGGAACACCTAATTCACTGCGGCCTTATGTTCGTGATTCGGTATTGAGGGAGGCGATTCGTGCCATCTAG
- a CDS encoding AbrB/MazE/SpoVT family DNA-binding domain-containing protein, with translation MTQEYRTSIAQDGSEQVLRIPPEFAMSEQDVVLRKQGSLLVIQPVSDIPSETSLLSLLKSFSKIEDEFPDVDENLQPLDNVKN, from the coding sequence ATGACACAGGAGTACCGGACATCAATAGCTCAAGACGGGTCAGAACAGGTGTTAAGAATACCACCTGAGTTTGCTATGAGTGAACAAGATGTTGTATTACGTAAACAGGGTTCTCTCTTGGTGATTCAGCCTGTTTCTGATATTCCTTCTGAGACCTCTTTACTATCTTTACTCAAGAGTTTTTCGAAAATTGAGGATGAGTTTCCTGATGTAGACGAGAATCTTCAACCTTTAGATAATGTAAAAAATTAG
- a CDS encoding transposase has translation MTNAIYENTQDRDIAKKKFEEWLHEARHIYGDAVKTIRNHLDTICNYFLSRTTNGVMEGINNRLKLIKRQAYGFMNFENMRRRFLSCFT, from the coding sequence TTGACTAATGCTATATATGAGAACACGCAAGATCGAGACATTGCCAAGAAGAAATTTGAAGAATGGTTGCATGAAGCACGCCATATTTATGGTGATGCTGTTAAGACAATTCGTAATCACCTTGACACGATATGTAATTATTTCTTAAGCCGAACAACTAATGGTGTAATGGAGGGAATCAATAATCGTCTTAAACTGATAAAGCGTCAGGCCTATGGCTTTATGAATTTTGAAAATATGCGCAGGCGTTTTCTATCTTGCTTTACTTGA
- a CDS encoding IS630-like element ISAtsp1 family transposase (programmed frameshift), whose translation MPAPYSYDLRQKVIDAIELDGMPKTEASQVFHVSRNTINLWLQRKAQTGDFLPKPHHRPGNNHKITDWQKFKAFAQEHGDKTAAQMAELWDDDISPRTISRALKKIGFTRKKTYGYQERDEQQREEFMAQIEQMEPEEVVYLDEAGMNSQDSDYPYGYCEEGKRFHALKSGKRQGRVSMIAAWCHQQLLAPFSFEGCCNRIVFELWLEFILIPTLKPGQTLVLDNATFHKGGRIAELVEAAQCRLLYLPPYSPDLNKIEKCWSWLKARIRHCIEQFDSLHDAMDSVLKSAS comes from the exons ATGCCAGCCCCCTATAGTTACGACCTCAGACAAAAAGTTATTGATGCCATTGAACTAGACGGTATGCCCAAAACAGAAGCCAGTCAAGTTTTCCATGTCAGCAGGAACACCATTAATCTCTGGCTGCAAAGAAAAGCACAGACCGGAGACTTCCTCCCTAAACCTCATCACCGACCTGGCAATAACCACAAAATTACCGACTGGCAAAAATTCAAGGCTTTTGCCCAAGAGCATGGCGACAAAACAGCAGCTCAAATGGCTGAACTTTGGGATGACGACATCTCTCCTCGCACCATATCCAGAGCCTTGAAGAAAATTGGCTTCACCAGA AAAAAAACTTACGGCTACCAAGAACGTGATGAGCAACAGCGAGAGGAGTTTATGGCTCAGATTGAACAGATGGAGCCGGAAGAAGTGGTCTACCTCGATGAAGCCGGCATGAATAGTCAGGACTCGGATTACCCTTATGGTTACTGCGAGGAAGGAAAACGCTTCCATGCACTCAAATCAGGGAAGAGGCAGGGCAGGGTAAGTATGATAGCCGCATGGTGTCATCAACAACTCTTAGCTCCCTTTAGCTTTGAGGGTTGTTGTAATCGGATAGTGTTTGAGTTGTGGTTGGAGTTCATCTTAATTCCAACACTGAAGCCAGGTCAGACTCTAGTATTGGACAATGCAACGTTTCATAAAGGGGGGCGGATTGCTGAACTGGTGGAGGCAGCTCAATGCCGTTTACTCTATCTACCACCTTATTCGCCAGACCTCAACAAAATAGAGAAATGTTGGTCGTGGCTGAAAGCCCGTATTCGCCACTGTATTGAGCAGTTTGATTCTCTCCATGATGCCATGGATTCCGTTCTCAAATCTGCGTCCTAA
- a CDS encoding ISL3 family transposase, which translates to MNFLIEELVNLPQVRVENVVREGQVIFLKLGFKDDEIVCPHCGKKTGELNQIRTVMVRDLPISGQLVYLNIPRRQFYCKHCQKYFTEELDFVESGRRFTKRYEEYIYDRVIASSVESVRKEEDLSWDQVNGIHQHLYDLKKKSWGQVKRLGLDEIAKRKGHKDFATVASDLDQGKLIEVIDSHQQDEIAEILMQQPLKVREAVEEVSVDMWGGFPKLIKKVFPNAKISIDRFHVMKAVNDNLDKIRKQTRFKVKIRGAKWVLLKNREDLSNEQIEKLDLVLRQSKKLQKAYQLKERFREI; encoded by the coding sequence ATGAACTTTTTGATAGAAGAATTAGTGAATTTACCCCAGGTGCGGGTTGAAAATGTAGTCCGGGAGGGTCAAGTAATATTTTTAAAACTTGGCTTTAAAGATGACGAAATTGTTTGCCCTCATTGCGGGAAAAAGACGGGCGAGTTGAACCAAATACGAACCGTGATGGTGAGAGACTTACCGATTTCGGGTCAACTCGTTTATCTGAACATACCACGGCGTCAGTTCTACTGCAAACATTGTCAAAAATATTTCACAGAAGAGCTGGATTTTGTTGAATCTGGACGAAGATTCACAAAGCGGTATGAAGAATACATTTATGATCGAGTCATCGCTAGTAGCGTCGAGTCCGTCAGAAAAGAAGAAGACTTATCCTGGGATCAGGTAAATGGGATTCACCAGCATTTGTACGATTTAAAAAAAAAGAGCTGGGGACAAGTCAAAAGGTTGGGGTTAGACGAGATAGCCAAACGGAAAGGGCACAAAGATTTTGCCACCGTGGCGAGCGATCTAGATCAAGGGAAATTGATAGAAGTTATTGACTCTCACCAGCAAGACGAAATTGCTGAAATTCTTATGCAGCAGCCTTTAAAGGTCAGGGAAGCGGTCGAAGAAGTCAGTGTAGATATGTGGGGGGGATTTCCAAAGCTCATCAAGAAAGTATTTCCTAATGCCAAGATTTCTATTGATAGATTTCACGTCATGAAAGCGGTGAATGACAATCTTGATAAAATCCGGAAGCAGACTCGATTTAAGGTGAAAATAAGAGGAGCAAAATGGGTGTTACTCAAAAATAGAGAAGACTTAAGTAATGAGCAAATTGAAAAGCTAGATCTGGTGTTGAGGCAGTCCAAAAAATTGCAAAAAGCTTACCAATTGAAAGAACGTTTTAGAGAGATATAG
- a CDS encoding IS1/IS1595 family N-terminal zinc-binding domain-containing protein, which translates to MNCPKCQSTKIIKYGHTHYGKARFRCQDCGRQFVENPTRQPIDEATRQLIDKLLLERLALAAIARVTGVSERWLQMYVNQKFDNLPKQVEVSPKKRVFRV; encoded by the coding sequence ATGAACTGTCCAAAGTGCCAATCTACCAAAATCATCAAATACGGGCACACTCATTATGGTAAAGCTCGATTTCGTTGTCAGGACTGTGGACGACAGTTTGTTGAAAACCCAACTCGACAGCCGATCGACGAAGCCACTCGTCAATTGATTGATAAGTTGTTGCTTGAGCGTTTGGCTCTGGCTGCCATTGCTAGAGTGACCGGGGTATCCGAGCGTTGGCTACAGATGTATGTTAATCAAAAGTTTGACAACCTCCCTAAACAGGTTGAAGTTTCTCCCAAAAAAAGGGTCTTCCGGGTTTGA
- a CDS encoding HepT-like ribonuclease domain-containing protein, with protein sequence MPSRSFLRRLQDVVAEIEVIESMTQGLTYQQFSDNPQVLRATLYSIAVIGEAISSVINDLEALDSSIPWFQIRGLRNRVIHEYFQVDSEVIWETLHSDLPILKKSLTDILESYPSA encoded by the coding sequence GTGCCATCTAGGAGTTTTTTAAGACGACTTCAAGATGTCGTCGCTGAAATTGAGGTTATAGAAAGCATGACTCAGGGTTTAACCTACCAACAGTTTTCGGATAATCCCCAGGTTTTGCGTGCTACTTTGTATAGCATTGCTGTAATTGGCGAGGCAATTTCAAGTGTAATTAATGATTTAGAAGCACTCGATTCAAGCATTCCTTGGTTTCAAATTCGAGGACTCCGTAATCGTGTTATTCATGAATATTTCCAAGTTGATAGTGAGGTCATTTGGGAGACGCTACATTCAGACTTGCCGATTCTAAAAAAATCTCTAACAGATATTTTAGAGTCCTATCCGTCTGCCTAA
- a CDS encoding nucleotidyltransferase family protein: MDKQQVLALVQCHRDRLEEFGVKALFLFGSVARDEATAESDVDILVEFHHPVGLFTLLRLESFLEELFGCSVDVGTPNSLRPYVRDSVLKEAIRAI; this comes from the coding sequence ATGGATAAACAACAGGTTCTGGCGTTAGTTCAGTGTCATCGCGATCGCCTGGAGGAGTTTGGTGTGAAAGCCTTGTTTCTCTTTGGTTCTGTGGCGCGAGACGAGGCGACGGCGGAGAGTGATGTCGATATTTTGGTTGAGTTTCATCATCCCGTGGGGTTATTTACCTTGCTGCGCCTGGAGTCGTTTTTAGAGGAGCTTTTTGGCTGTTCGGTTGATGTGGGAACACCCAATTCACTGCGGCCTTATGTTCGTGATTCGGTATTGAAGGAGGCGATTCGTGCCATCTAG
- a CDS encoding cysteine desulfurase family protein has translation MPPIYLDYHATTPVDPRVIDVMTDSLTHHFGNASSIDHPYGDRAAAQVKTAKQHLATLIGASPRDILFTSGATESINLAIQGCLRDTPLQILLNPLEHKAVLDTCEAIAQRGQAQLHYLTPSATGQLNLEEIDRYCGQGIDLLCVMAANNEIGTIYPVEAIAKIAQTHQVPYLCDGSQAVGKLPFQFRDWGITFLALSGHKFYAPQGCGALVVRPQTPLTPLLYGGGQQRGQRPGTLNLPGIVALGEAARRRTLEMEADESRIARQRDRLQSILQANIPQLHINGDLDHRLAGNLHISIPGIPNSAIIARVRDRLAISTGSACTSGVETPSHVLRAIGLSDSAIEGSLRIGLGKFTRDADLDEAATILSQALLAIQKIMSR, from the coding sequence ATGCCTCCCATCTACCTCGACTACCACGCTACCACCCCCGTTGACCCCCGCGTCATCGACGTGATGACCGACAGCCTCACCCACCACTTCGGGAACGCCAGTAGCATCGACCACCCCTACGGCGATCGCGCGGCCGCACAAGTCAAAACCGCCAAACAGCATCTAGCCACCCTCATCGGCGCATCTCCCCGGGATATCCTCTTCACCTCCGGCGCAACGGAAAGCATCAACCTCGCCATTCAGGGATGTTTGCGGGACACCCCCCTCCAGATCCTCCTCAACCCCCTCGAACATAAAGCCGTTCTCGATACCTGCGAGGCGATCGCCCAACGGGGACAGGCCCAACTCCACTATCTCACCCCCAGCGCCACTGGACAACTCAACCTAGAAGAAATTGACCGCTACTGTGGCCAAGGAATCGACCTGCTGTGCGTCATGGCCGCCAACAACGAAATCGGGACCATCTATCCCGTGGAGGCGATCGCCAAAATCGCCCAAACCCACCAAGTCCCCTATCTCTGCGACGGCTCCCAAGCCGTTGGAAAACTCCCCTTCCAATTTCGCGACTGGGGAATCACCTTTCTGGCCCTCTCCGGTCATAAATTCTACGCACCCCAAGGCTGTGGCGCCTTAGTGGTGCGTCCCCAAACCCCCCTCACCCCCCTCCTCTACGGTGGCGGCCAGCAACGGGGACAACGACCGGGAACCCTCAATCTACCGGGGATTGTCGCCTTAGGAGAAGCGGCCCGCCGACGGACCCTGGAAATGGAGGCCGACGAATCTCGGATTGCGCGTCAACGCGATCGCCTCCAGTCCATCCTGCAAGCCAACATCCCCCAACTTCACATCAACGGCGACCTCGACCATCGCCTCGCCGGAAACCTACATATCTCCATTCCTGGGATTCCCAACAGTGCCATTATCGCCCGAGTGCGCGATCGCCTAGCCATCTCCACCGGGTCCGCCTGCACTTCCGGCGTAGAAACCCCTTCCCATGTCCTGCGAGCCATTGGCTTATCCGACTCAGCCATTGAAGGCTCCCTCCGGATTGGTTTAGGGAAATTCACCCGTGACGCCGACCTGGACGAAGCCGCGACGATTCTCAGCCAGGCCCTCCTAGCCATTCAGAAAATTATGTCAAGATAG
- a CDS encoding M61 family metallopeptidase: MIQATETRSQTPQSQTEVSFHYHVAMSQPQSHLLDITLEVRNWTAGHLDLTFPVWTPGSYLVREYAKQIQEFTAKTDSGTPLTWQKQSKNQWRIQTKNQPHLSISYRLFANDLTVRTNHFDETHAYFNGAATFFYSPGLEHHPIEVTIHPPHPDWQIATTLPAVENQANCFHAADFDTLVDNPFEVGIQERRSFEVLGKLHEFVVWGQGNLNLDRLVEDTKRIIELEANLFDGLPYDRYLFLLHLSAGGFGGLEHKTCCSLNYPRLAFQNRDRYRRFMQLVAHEFFHLWNVKRIRPKALERFDYEAENYTPSLWFCEGATSYYDMLIPLWSGIYGGKAFLKIFSKDVTRFYNTPGRLIQPLSESSWDAWIKLYRRDANSDNSQISYYLKGEMVALMLDLTIRRNSQNARSLTDVLRHLWDEFGKPEIGYTPQQLQAAFETAAGQDLSEFFQRYIHGTEELPLSEYLEPFGLRIKTDEAKQPPFLGVRVSDDRGITLVDFVEAGSPAAEIGLEPGDELLAINRLRVTATDFGDRLQDFNAGDEIELSFFHQDELKMMRLTLSEPRPANYTVVTVDNPTPEQAQNFQAWLGVEITNL, from the coding sequence GTGATACAAGCGACTGAAACCCGTTCCCAAACTCCCCAATCCCAAACCGAGGTGAGCTTCCACTACCATGTGGCCATGTCCCAGCCTCAATCCCACCTCCTGGACATCACCCTGGAGGTTCGCAACTGGACTGCTGGCCATCTCGACTTAACCTTCCCCGTCTGGACTCCTGGCTCTTATTTAGTCCGGGAATATGCCAAACAAATTCAAGAGTTTACCGCAAAAACCGATAGCGGAACTCCCCTAACCTGGCAAAAACAATCGAAAAATCAATGGCGGATTCAAACGAAAAATCAGCCGCATCTCTCTATCTCCTATCGCCTCTTTGCCAACGACCTCACTGTTCGCACCAATCACTTCGATGAAACCCATGCCTATTTTAACGGTGCGGCGACCTTTTTCTATAGTCCGGGACTCGAACATCACCCCATTGAGGTCACCATTCATCCTCCTCATCCCGATTGGCAAATTGCGACAACTCTACCGGCTGTTGAAAATCAAGCGAACTGCTTTCACGCCGCTGATTTTGATACCTTAGTCGATAATCCCTTTGAAGTGGGGATTCAAGAGCGTCGTAGTTTTGAAGTTTTGGGAAAACTCCATGAGTTCGTGGTTTGGGGACAGGGAAATCTCAATCTCGATCGCCTCGTCGAAGATACCAAACGCATCATTGAACTCGAAGCCAATCTCTTTGACGGCTTACCCTACGATCGCTATCTCTTTCTTCTACATCTGTCCGCCGGTGGCTTTGGTGGCTTGGAACATAAAACCTGTTGTTCCCTCAACTATCCCCGCCTAGCCTTCCAAAATCGCGATCGCTACCGTCGTTTCATGCAGTTGGTGGCCCATGAATTTTTCCATCTCTGGAACGTCAAACGCATTCGACCCAAGGCGTTAGAACGCTTTGACTATGAGGCGGAAAACTACACCCCCTCTCTCTGGTTCTGTGAAGGCGCCACTAGCTATTATGATATGCTCATTCCCCTCTGGTCGGGAATTTATGGGGGTAAAGCCTTCCTGAAAATCTTTAGTAAAGATGTCACCCGCTTTTACAACACCCCAGGACGTTTGATACAACCGCTGAGTGAATCCAGTTGGGATGCTTGGATTAAACTCTATCGCCGCGACGCCAACAGTGATAACTCGCAAATTTCCTATTATCTCAAAGGGGAAATGGTGGCGTTGATGCTGGACTTGACCATTCGCCGTAATAGCCAAAATGCGCGATCGCTCACCGATGTCTTGCGTCACCTGTGGGATGAGTTTGGGAAACCGGAAATTGGCTATACTCCCCAACAACTACAAGCGGCTTTTGAAACCGCAGCCGGTCAAGATTTAAGCGAGTTTTTCCAACGCTATATCCATGGAACGGAAGAGTTACCCTTAAGTGAGTATCTCGAACCCTTTGGCTTACGGATTAAAACCGATGAAGCCAAACAACCACCATTTCTGGGAGTACGGGTGAGTGACGATCGCGGAATCACCTTAGTCGATTTCGTCGAGGCCGGTTCCCCAGCAGCGGAGATTGGATTGGAACCGGGAGACGAACTGCTAGCGATTAACCGCTTGCGGGTAACCGCAACCGATTTTGGCGATCGCCTGCAAGACTTTAACGCGGGGGATGAGATTGAACTGAGTTTCTTCCATCAAGACGAACTAAAAATGATGCGTCTCACCCTCAGCGAACCCCGTCCCGCCAATTATACCGTGGTGACAGTCGATAACCCCACTCCAGAACAGGCTCAGAATTTCCAGGCTTGGTTAGGGGTAGAGATAACCAATCTCTAA